The genomic DNA TTGGCCCAACAGCTGTTGGCAAGACGAACCTGAGTATTGATTTAGCAAAACAATTTAACGCTGAAATTATTAGTGGAGACTCGATGCAAATATATCAAGGGATGGATATTGGTACAGCAAAAATTTCAAAAGAGGAAATGGAAGGGATTCCGCATCACTTAATTGATATTAAAAAACCGTCGGAAAGCTTTTCTGTTGCCGATTTCCAGCAGCTTGTGAAAAATAAAATAGAAGATATATCAGAAAGAGGAAAGTTGCCGATGATTGTTGGCGGAACGGGACTTTATATCCAATCGGTCATATATAATTATCAATTTTCCAATGCGCCATCAGACCTGGAATTTCGCAAGCAGATGGAGAAAAAAGTCGAACAGAAAGGAAAAGACTGGCTACATGAACAGCTTCAAAAGGTAGATCCTGAAAGTGCAAACCGTATCCATCCAAATAATATCCGTAGAGTTATCCGTGCTTTAGAAATATTGCATTGTACGGATAAGACGATGACAAACTTTCAAAAAAATGAGTCTTATGAACTAATTTATAATACGGCACTAATTGGTTTAACAATGGAACGAGAACAGTTATATGACCGGATTAATAAAAGAGTGGACATAATGATTCAACAAGGATTAGTTGATGAGGTGAAGGCTCTTTACGATCAAGGCTTGCGGGGCTGTCAGTCTGTGCAAGCAATTGGATATAAGGAGCTTTATGATTATTTTGATAAAAAAATCTCCCTAGAGGAAGCTATTGAACAATTAAAACAAAACTCTCGCCGATATGCAAAAAGACAATTCACTTGGTTTCGAAATAAAATGAACGTAAAATGGTTTAATGTGTCCAAATTGCAAACAGATCCAGAAAAAATTGCGGAAATTTCCGCATATATTGCAGGAAAGCTTAAAATAAAATCGAATACATAATATTAGAGATAAAAGAGGAGGATTTATCATGAAACAACCTATTAATATTCAAGATCAGTTTTTAAATCAACTGCGCAAAGATGGAACAAATGTTACAGTTTTTTTACTGAACGGTTTCCAACTAAGAGGTCAAATTAAAGGTTTTGATAATTTTACAGTTCTTTTTGAATCAGAAGGTAAACAACAACTTGTATTTAAGCATGCTATTTCTACATTTGCTCCACAGCGGAATGTTCAATTAGAAATGGAAGGATAATTTTATAATAAATCATTTAGCTAAAATAATCGTGATGTTTTTTTTATTTTTTATATGAAATAGCTAATATTTGAAACAAGTATTAACAGACTGGTTGAACGCTTGCCACCTTAGGTGGAGAAGAGTAGGGCTGTCATTTATAGCCTCTCATAAAGCGCAAAGTTCATGAAGAGTCTGAAACACCCGTTTTTGGACTGAGTCTCAATTGTTAGGCGCAACCTAGCAATTGAAGATGCAGTTCATTATAACGGGTGTTTTTTATTTTTTAAGATTGTTTTGTACGGGAATTTTACTCATAGCTGTAAAATCGGGAATGAATGTCCACTATAAACATATATATAAAGGGATTATTAACGTGTGCTTTATTTCATAAAGGAAACATTTTTTGTCGTTTTTTAGTCATAATCCAATAAAATTTCGAATATACGAAACAATAAAGCATTTGTCACGAATTTTTGCAACTGGGCGTATACTGTGTGAGAATGAGAGGTGAAGGCTTTGGACCAACCATTTCGCATGAAAAACAATGGTCAAATCAACATTGTTCTTAATAAACAAACGAGAAAAACGGTTGTGAAAGAATTGCCTGGCAAGCAAGTTGTTCCAAAGGAATTACCGCCTGAGCATGCCGCTTTAAAGGAAATTGAAATTGAAGAGGAGTTAGAAGTGCTCGTCGGCATGAAAGAAATGAAAACAATGATTAAAGAAATTTACGCATGGATGTATGTAAATAAAAAGCGAGAAGAAAAGGGTTTAAAAGCGAAAAAACAAGCTTTGCATATGATGTTTAAAGGAAATCCCGGCACAGGAAAAACAACGGTGGCGCGGTTAATCGGCAAATTATTTCAAAAAATGGATATACTCTCAAAAGGGCATTTAATTGAAGCCGAGCGAGCTGATTTAGTCGGTGAATACATTGGACATACTGCTCAAAAAACGCGTGATTTAATTAAAAAAGCACTTGGGGGTATTTTATTTATAGATGAAGCGTATTCACTTGGAAGAGGCGGGGAGAAAGATTTCGGAAAAGAAGCAATTGATACACTTGTAAAACATATGGAAGATAAGCAACATGAATTTATTCTTATATTGGCTGGATATTCACGGGAAATGGAGTACTTTTTAAGCTTGAACCCGGGACTGCAATCTCGTTTCCCGCTAGTAGTAGATTTTCCAGATTATACAGTCGAACAGCTGTTAGAGATAGGCGCAAAAATGTTAATAGAGAAAGAATATGTATTGAGTTATGATGCTGAACGGAAGCTTAGAGAGCATTTGATTTGGATTAAATCAATTTACGGAGAAAATGGATTTTCAAATGGAAGGTATATTCGAAATATAATTGAAAAATCAATCAGATCTCAAGCAATGCGTTTACTTATGGATAATAGTTATGAACGAGCCGATTTAATGACAATAAGGAGTAATGATCTCATTTTTGATAACGAATAGGCTGTATATTAATTTAAAAAAGCATTTTTGATCATGAATAGGCTGTATATTAATTTAAAAAAGTGTCAACATATTGTTGACATTTATTTTTCCCTTTGGTAATATACCCATAGAGGTATCATACCCCGATAGGTATAAATTAAAAATATGGAGGAATTGAAAAAATGAAAGTAGCAATTATCGCAGCAAACGGTGGAGCATTTGATGCATATAAAGTTTTTAACCTCGCTTTAGCAGCAGCAGCAGCGGATGGAGAAGTTAATATTTTCTTTACGTTCGGGGGGTTAAATCTTATTCATAAAGAAATGCATAAAAACCTTCCATTACCAGAAGGAAAAGAACATTTTGCAGAAGGCTTCAAAAAAGCAAATGTTCCATCAATTGAAGAGTTAGTTTCAATGGCAAATGAAATGGGTGTAAAAATGATTGCTTGTCAAATGACAATGGATGTAATGAGCCTTGACAAAGACCAGTTTATTGATGGAATTGAAGTTGGCGGGGCTGCAACATTTTTAAATTATGCAAAAGACGCTGATGTTTCATTAACTTTTTAATAATAAATAATAAAGGAGGTCATAAATAAGTGAACGACATTACTGTTTATACTACAAATACATGCCCATATTGTGTCATGATGAAAAATTTTTTAAATGACAAAGGACTGCCGTTTAAAGAAGTAAATGTACAACAAGATCCGGAAGCTGGCCGTAAACTAGTTGAAGCAACAGGCCAAATGGGTGTGCCGCAAACAAATGTAAATGGTCATTGGGTTCTTGGTTTTGATCCAAATACACTTATGTCATATATTAAAAAATAATTGAAATATGACAGAACAAAAAAATAAATAGAACATCCACCTCACTAAAGAAAAACCGCTGTAAAAGTGGTTTTTCTTTTTTGTGCGCATTAGCATCGTGTTTTTGGTATGATGGTTAACAAGAAAAGATATAGAAAGAGGGAAAGCTGCTTGATACAAAAGGAACGAAGGGAAAAAGTCATTTTAGTAGGCTGTCAAATTCCTCCCGAAGATGATTTGCGATTCAAATACTCAATGGAAGAGTTAGCTTCATTAACAAAAACAGCTGCAGGTGAAGTTGTAATGGTGATTTCTCAAAAACGGGAACGATTTCATGCTGCCACATATATAGGAAAAGGAAAGCTTGATGAATTAATCGCACTTGAACAAGAGCTAGAGGCAGATCTCATTATCTTTAATGATGAATTAACTGCAAGTCAACTTCGCAATTTATCGAAACAGCTAGATGCAAGGGTAATCGATCGAACACAACTAATTTTGGATATATTCGCAACACGAGCACGTTCAAAAGAAGGGAAACTGCAAGTAGAGCTTGCTCAACTGCAATATATATTGCCCCGTCTTAGTGGAAAAGGGATAGAATTATCTCGTTTAGGGGGCGGGATCGGCACGAGAGGACCTGGGGAAACAAAGCTAGAAACAGATCGCCGCCATATACGCCGGAGAATTGATGATATTAAAAAACAGCTTACGACAATCGTTCAGCACAGAAATCGTTATCGCAATCGGCGCAAGAAAAATAAAACGTTTCAAATTGCATTAGTAGGTTACACAAATGCTGGAAAATCAACATTGTTTAATCGATTAACAGAAGCTTCATCATTTGAAGAAGACTTGTTGTTTGCGACGCTTGATCCATTGACGAGAAAGCTCGTTTTATCTAGTGGTTTCACAACTCTTTTAACAGATACGGTTGGCTTTATTCAAGAACTTCCAACAACATTAATAGCGGCTTTCCGATCAACTTTAGAAGAAGTAAAAGAGGCTGATTTACTACTGCACGTTGTTGATTCAGCAAATCCAGACTATGACAATCATGAAAAGACGGTCAACAAATTGCTTCAAGAATTGCAAGTTGATCATATCCCCCAGCTCATTATTTATAATAAACGGGATATAAAGAACGAACAATTCATCCCAACAACAAAGAGAGAATCAATTTTTATTAGCGCTCATCATCAGCAGGATCGGCTGAAGTTAAAAGAAAAAATTGAAGCGATGATCATGAATATGATGGAAGCTTATCATGTGCTTATTCCGTCGACAGAAGGAAAGCTCCTTTCACAATTAAAAAATGATACAATATTAAAGGAATTATCTTTTGATGAAGAACGGATGCTTTATATTTGTAAAGGCTATACATTAAAAGAACATCAAATAACAGGACAACTAGAAAAGTTTTCGATTTAGAATAGGAGAAAGCAAAATGTTTCAACGTTTAAAGTATGGACACAAGCTTCAGCCGATCGTAGCTGAAGTTGAAGAACAAATTTTACATCGTCATAAAGAAATTGATCAATTAATTGAAGTAAATCAATTTCGTGTGTTAAAAAGTTTTCAGGATTATCGTGTAAGTGAAACGCATTTCACTCCTTCAACAGGTTATGGATATGATGATATTGGCCGTGATACACTTGAGCAAATTTATGCACAAGTATTTGGTGCAGAGGCAGGTCTAGTAAGGTCACAAATCATCTCGGGCACACATGCTATTTCAACAGCGCTATTTGGCGTTCTGCGTCCTGGTGACGAGCTTCTTTACATAACAGGAAAGCCGTACGACACTTTAGAAGAAATTGTCGGGATTCGCGGTAGTGATGGAACAGGTTCACTAAAAGATTTTCATATTTCTTATGAAAGCGTAGCCCTTACTGCAAAAGGTCAAGTAGACTACGATTTAGTAAAAAAGCGAATTAAACCGAATACAAAAATGATTGGGATTCAGCGATCAAAAGGATATGGCAATCGTCCTTCATTTACAATAAAAGAAATTAAAGAAATGATCCGTTTTGTAAAAGAACAAAGAGAAGATCTTATTGTTTTTGTTGATAATTGCTACGGGGAATTTGCTGAAGAACTTGAGCCGTGTCATGTAGGTGCTGATTTAATGGCAGGCTCGCTTATTAAAAATCCCGGCGGCGGGATAGCGAAAACAGGAGGTTATATCGTTGGGAAAAAGGAGTTAGTTGAGGCGTGCTCTTTTAGATTAACTTCACCTGGAATTGGTGCAGAAGCTGGAGCTTCTCTTTACACATTGCAAGAAATGTACCAAGGCTTTTTCCTAGCACCGCATGTCGTAGGTCAAGCGTTAAAAGGCGCCATCTTTACAGCAGCAATACTTGAAAAGTTAGGCATGAATTCGTTGCCAAAATGGAATGAACAGCGAACAGATTTAATTCAATCAGTACAGTTTGATGATAAAGAGAAGATGATTGCTTTTTGTCAAGCAATATAATATGCTTCTCCAGTAGATTCTTATGTAACGCCTTATCCAAGCTACATGCCAGGTTATGAGGATGATGTGATTATGGCAGCTGGAACGTTTATACAAGGCGCCAGTATTGAGTTAACGGCAGATGGTCCGCTGCGTCCGCCATATATAGCATATGTTCAAGGAGGTTTAACATATGCTCACGTAAAAATTGCTGTTTGTATTGCCTTAGATCATTTAATTGAAAAAGGTTTAGTTACTCTATAAAGATAGGGGAAGGAAAGGATTGTGAAAAACAGTCCTTTTTTCCATTTTATGATTATTATCTTGACAACATAAATAACATGAAATAAAATTACACCATATTTTTAATCCCGTCTAAACGGATGCACATTTACTCATAATCAATTATTAGCTTATTTATCATCATGAATTTTACGCAACACTTAGGGAGGAAGACTTGGTGGCAAAGTACACAAGAGAGAGTATCATACGCATGGCGATGGAGGAAAATGTGAAATTTATTCGCCTTCAATTTACAGACATTTTAGGGACAATTAAAAATGTTGAAATTCCAGTGAGTCAATTAAATAAAGCATTATCTAATAAAATGATGTTTGATGGCTCTTCTATCGAAGGCTTCGTACGTATTGAAGAATCCGACATGTATTTATATCCGGATTTAGATACTTGGGTTGTTTTTCCTTGGACAGCCGAAAAAGGAAAAGTAGCTCGACTAATTTGTGATATTTATAACGCGGAAGGAATTCCATTCGCCGGTGATCCGCGAAATAATTTAAAAAGAGTATTAAAAGAAATGGAAGAATGGGGTTTCACCCATTTTAATTTAGGACCAGAGCCAGAGTTTTTCTTATTTAGATTAAGCGAGACAGGGGAACCGACCCTTGAACTAAATGATCATGGCGGATATTTTGATTTAGCTCCAACCGATTTAGGAGAAAATTGCCGCCGTGATATCGTGTTAGAGTTAGAAGAAATGGGTTTTGAGGTTGAGGCTTCTCATCACGAAGTAGCACCTGGACAGCATGAAATAGATTTTAAATATGCAGATGCAATTACTGCATGTGATAATATTCAAACATTTAAGCTCGTCGTTAAAACGATCGCTCGCAAGCATGGGCTACACGCAACGTTCATGCCAAAACCATTATTTGGAGTTAGTGGTTCAGGCATGCATTGCAATTTATCTTTATTTGCGGGAGAAACGAATGCCTTTTATAATGAAAGCGGCAAGGATGGCTTAAGTGATGATGCATTTCATTTTCTTGCTGGAATTATCCGCCATGCTCCTTATTTTACAGCTGTCACTAATCCGACTGTTAATTCATATAAGCGGCTTGTACCAGGATATGAGGCTCCATGTTACGTTGCCTGGTCTTCTCGTAATCGTTCACCACTTGTTAGAATTCCAACTTCAAGAGGATTGAGCACACGGATTGAGGTGCGCAGTGTCGATCCTACGGCAAATCCATACTTAGCTATGGCCGTGTTATTAGAAGCGGGTCTTGATGGGATCAAAAATAAATTAATCCCTTCATCACCTGTTAACCGCAATATTTACACGATGAGCAAAGAAGAGCGTTTGGCAGAAGGGATCATCGACTTACCATCTACATTAGGGCTTGCTCTTGAAAATTTAAAAATAGACGAAGTGATTGCCCGAGCTTTAGGAGATCATATATTAAAGCACTTTATAGAGGCGAAGGAAGTTGAGTGGAATATGTTCCGCATCCAAGTTCATCCTTGGGAACGGGAACAATATTTAAAAATGTATTAAAAGCGAGCTTTTTGGGGGTGATTGAGTTGGCTTGAGTGAAAATTGAATCCCCCTAAAAAAAACTCATTTTGAAAAAATAAGAGAGGAAATTTATCCTCTAGCCTTCAAATTTAACAATAAGTAAGGTTCATTTTAATTAATAATTTAGGTATTCTTTCATACTTTCTATTTAAGATAACTGGTGGACGTAATGTAATCGAAACTGCCAACTGTTTTTACTGTTTCCTCATATTCAAAATTGTAAATCATAATGCTCGAGTTATAATGATGTTTGATACGAAGGATTTTTCTCATTTCCGGAATAATAATCTCTTCGTATGAACATCCTTCT from Bacillus aquiflavi includes the following:
- the hflX gene encoding GTPase HflX, producing the protein MVNKKRYRKRESCLIQKERREKVILVGCQIPPEDDLRFKYSMEELASLTKTAAGEVVMVISQKRERFHAATYIGKGKLDELIALEQELEADLIIFNDELTASQLRNLSKQLDARVIDRTQLILDIFATRARSKEGKLQVELAQLQYILPRLSGKGIELSRLGGGIGTRGPGETKLETDRRHIRRRIDDIKKQLTTIVQHRNRYRNRRKKNKTFQIALVGYTNAGKSTLFNRLTEASSFEEDLLFATLDPLTRKLVLSSGFTTLLTDTVGFIQELPTTLIAAFRSTLEEVKEADLLLHVVDSANPDYDNHEKTVNKLLQELQVDHIPQLIIYNKRDIKNEQFIPTTKRESIFISAHHQQDRLKLKEKIEAMIMNMMEAYHVLIPSTEGKLLSQLKNDTILKELSFDEERMLYICKGYTLKEHQITGQLEKFSI
- a CDS encoding glutaredoxin family protein; this encodes MNDITVYTTNTCPYCVMMKNFLNDKGLPFKEVNVQQDPEAGRKLVEATGQMGVPQTNVNGHWVLGFDPNTLMSYIKK
- the hfq gene encoding RNA chaperone Hfq produces the protein MKQPINIQDQFLNQLRKDGTNVTVFLLNGFQLRGQIKGFDNFTVLFESEGKQQLVFKHAISTFAPQRNVQLEMEG
- a CDS encoding DsrE/DsrF/DrsH-like family protein — its product is MKVAIIAANGGAFDAYKVFNLALAAAAADGEVNIFFTFGGLNLIHKEMHKNLPLPEGKEHFAEGFKKANVPSIEELVSMANEMGVKMIACQMTMDVMSLDKDQFIDGIEVGGAATFLNYAKDADVSLTF
- the miaA gene encoding tRNA (adenosine(37)-N6)-dimethylallyltransferase MiaA → MFLKEKEKLLVIIGPTAVGKTNLSIDLAKQFNAEIISGDSMQIYQGMDIGTAKISKEEMEGIPHHLIDIKKPSESFSVADFQQLVKNKIEDISERGKLPMIVGGTGLYIQSVIYNYQFSNAPSDLEFRKQMEKKVEQKGKDWLHEQLQKVDPESANRIHPNNIRRVIRALEILHCTDKTMTNFQKNESYELIYNTALIGLTMEREQLYDRINKRVDIMIQQGLVDEVKALYDQGLRGCQSVQAIGYKELYDYFDKKISLEEAIEQLKQNSRRYAKRQFTWFRNKMNVKWFNVSKLQTDPEKIAEISAYIAGKLKIKSNT
- the glnA gene encoding type I glutamate--ammonia ligase — its product is MAKYTRESIIRMAMEENVKFIRLQFTDILGTIKNVEIPVSQLNKALSNKMMFDGSSIEGFVRIEESDMYLYPDLDTWVVFPWTAEKGKVARLICDIYNAEGIPFAGDPRNNLKRVLKEMEEWGFTHFNLGPEPEFFLFRLSETGEPTLELNDHGGYFDLAPTDLGENCRRDIVLELEEMGFEVEASHHEVAPGQHEIDFKYADAITACDNIQTFKLVVKTIARKHGLHATFMPKPLFGVSGSGMHCNLSLFAGETNAFYNESGKDGLSDDAFHFLAGIIRHAPYFTAVTNPTVNSYKRLVPGYEAPCYVAWSSRNRSPLVRIPTSRGLSTRIEVRSVDPTANPYLAMAVLLEAGLDGIKNKLIPSSPVNRNIYTMSKEERLAEGIIDLPSTLGLALENLKIDEVIARALGDHILKHFIEAKEVEWNMFRIQVHPWEREQYLKMY
- the spoVK gene encoding stage V sporulation protein K: MDQPFRMKNNGQINIVLNKQTRKTVVKELPGKQVVPKELPPEHAALKEIEIEEELEVLVGMKEMKTMIKEIYAWMYVNKKREEKGLKAKKQALHMMFKGNPGTGKTTVARLIGKLFQKMDILSKGHLIEAERADLVGEYIGHTAQKTRDLIKKALGGILFIDEAYSLGRGGEKDFGKEAIDTLVKHMEDKQHEFILILAGYSREMEYFLSLNPGLQSRFPLVVDFPDYTVEQLLEIGAKMLIEKEYVLSYDAERKLREHLIWIKSIYGENGFSNGRYIRNIIEKSIRSQAMRLLMDNSYERADLMTIRSNDLIFDNE